One genomic window of Microbacterium testaceum StLB037 includes the following:
- a CDS encoding carbohydrate ABC transporter permease has translation MSVRTRRRRTSLTALAVAAPTIVIFAAFSWWPIVRGALMSVQRPTFVGPVEWVGWSNFAYVLADPQLGQAVVNTLWFTALAIVFGFPLPLALAVVISTVRARRRGLYAALAYFPVIVPPVVAILLWQFAYNPAPSGLFNSILRALGVGPLAWLNDASLAMPSIVLQATWAAAGTSVLIYLAALTAVRPELYEAAALDGASVWKRVWHVTLPQMRTMILVMLLLQLIGAAQVFTEPFLMTSGGPQNATLTILLLMYRYAFGGSADYGAATALGLLLAVALAVLSVIYLRLTRRWQE, from the coding sequence ATGTCCGTCCGCACTCGACGTCGCCGCACGTCGCTGACGGCGCTCGCCGTCGCCGCGCCGACGATCGTGATCTTCGCCGCGTTCTCGTGGTGGCCGATCGTGCGCGGTGCTCTCATGAGCGTGCAGCGCCCGACCTTCGTCGGCCCCGTCGAATGGGTGGGGTGGAGCAACTTCGCGTACGTGCTCGCCGATCCGCAGCTGGGCCAGGCCGTCGTCAACACCCTGTGGTTCACGGCCCTCGCGATCGTGTTCGGCTTTCCGCTGCCGCTCGCCCTCGCGGTGGTGATCTCCACCGTGCGGGCGCGACGCCGCGGCCTCTACGCCGCGCTCGCCTACTTCCCGGTGATCGTGCCCCCGGTCGTCGCGATCCTGCTGTGGCAGTTCGCGTACAACCCCGCTCCGAGCGGACTGTTCAACAGCATCCTTCGCGCGCTCGGCGTCGGACCGTTGGCGTGGTTGAACGATGCCTCCCTCGCGATGCCGTCGATCGTGTTGCAGGCGACCTGGGCCGCCGCCGGCACGAGCGTGCTGATCTACCTCGCGGCCCTCACCGCCGTGCGGCCCGAACTGTACGAGGCCGCCGCGCTCGACGGCGCCTCGGTGTGGAAACGGGTATGGCACGTGACTCTGCCGCAGATGCGCACGATGATCCTCGTCATGCTGTTGCTGCAGCTGATCGGCGCCGCGCAGGTCTTCACCGAACCGTTCCTCATGACCTCCGGAGGTCCGCAGAATGCGACCCTCACCATCCTGCTGCTGATGTACCGCTACGCCTTCGGCGGCTCGGCCGACTACGGCGCAGCCACCGCGCTCGGCCTCCTCCTTGCGGTGGCCCTCGCCGTGCTCTCGGTGATCTACCTGCGCCTGACGAGGAGGTGGCAGGAGTGA
- a CDS encoding ABC transporter substrate-binding protein, whose translation MKRPLRSRRWATAAAFVATTALTIGGLTACSGATSTAPSDGPVEITIGNQPAATETARLALFTTLVDTFKKQHPTYVVTTTEDGWDAQTFSARLAGGDLPTVMGVPFTEIRGLIERKQVADLTDAVNQLGVTDVLNPQLVDLVSADGKTYGVPTMAYAMGLVYNRALFEKAGLDPAAPPTTWDDVRKAAKQITDRTGVPGFAQVTTNNQGGWVLGAEAASRGGSLVNDAGDKITFDDSATTDSLTLLHDMRWKDDSMSPNGLMGALDLAQAFAGQQVGMFILQSDAYRPLTEQLAFPSADFGFGAMPTASKAEAPTTLSGGNIDIVRPDASPAQAKAAVEWIQLAELGKYTDKDAARADAQALASQGSAVAIPGLPVVNADAYTQYLSWIADLNNVPIDNFRPYLDKVAEQKVQSEPPVKGQDIYATLDPVVQAVITDQNADIDALVSSAAATAQGLLSR comes from the coding sequence ATGAAGAGACCACTCCGTTCTCGTCGCTGGGCGACGGCCGCCGCGTTCGTCGCGACGACGGCGCTGACCATCGGCGGGCTCACGGCCTGCAGCGGTGCCACGAGCACCGCCCCGTCCGACGGCCCCGTCGAGATCACCATCGGCAACCAGCCCGCCGCGACCGAGACCGCGCGGCTCGCCCTGTTCACCACCCTCGTGGACACGTTCAAGAAGCAGCATCCGACCTACGTGGTCACCACCACCGAAGACGGCTGGGACGCCCAGACCTTCTCCGCCCGCCTGGCCGGCGGCGATCTGCCGACCGTCATGGGGGTGCCTTTCACCGAGATCCGCGGGCTCATCGAGCGCAAGCAGGTGGCCGACCTGACCGACGCGGTGAACCAGCTCGGTGTGACCGACGTGCTCAACCCGCAGCTGGTCGACCTCGTCTCCGCCGACGGCAAGACCTACGGCGTGCCCACGATGGCCTACGCGATGGGTCTGGTCTACAACCGTGCGCTCTTCGAGAAGGCGGGTCTGGATCCCGCCGCCCCGCCCACGACGTGGGACGACGTGCGCAAGGCCGCCAAGCAGATCACCGACAGAACCGGCGTCCCCGGCTTCGCGCAGGTGACCACGAACAACCAGGGCGGCTGGGTGCTGGGCGCCGAGGCAGCCTCGCGCGGCGGCTCCCTCGTCAACGACGCGGGCGACAAGATCACCTTCGACGACTCGGCGACCACCGACTCGCTCACGCTCCTGCACGACATGCGCTGGAAAGACGACAGCATGTCGCCCAACGGCCTGATGGGCGCGCTCGATCTCGCCCAGGCGTTCGCCGGACAGCAGGTGGGCATGTTCATCCTGCAGTCCGACGCCTACCGACCGCTGACCGAGCAGCTCGCCTTCCCGAGCGCCGACTTCGGCTTCGGCGCCATGCCGACCGCGTCGAAGGCAGAGGCGCCCACCACGCTGTCGGGGGGCAACATCGACATCGTCCGACCCGACGCGTCACCCGCGCAGGCGAAGGCGGCCGTCGAGTGGATCCAGCTCGCCGAGCTCGGCAAGTACACGGACAAGGATGCCGCGCGGGCGGACGCGCAAGCGCTGGCGTCGCAGGGTTCGGCCGTGGCCATCCCCGGTCTGCCCGTCGTGAACGCGGACGCGTACACGCAGTACCTGTCGTGGATCGCCGACCTCAACAACGTGCCGATCGACAACTTCCGCCCGTACCTCGACAAGGTGGCGGAGCAGAAGGTGCAGTCGGAGCCGCCGGTGAAGGGACAGGACATCTACGCCACCCTCGACCCGGTCGTCCAGGCGGTGATCACCGACCAGAACGCGGACATCGACGCGCTCGTGTCGAGTGCCGCCGCGACGGCGCAGGGTCTGCTCTCGCGCTGA
- a CDS encoding FAD-binding oxidoreductase, producing MTATPWLPAHVETVTPLTAHARSLVLDVPGWTGSLPGQHLDIRLTAEDGYRAERSYSIASFGPGERVELAVDEVEDGEVSPYLVEEVRPGDFLEVKGPLGQYFVWREDDPSPVQLIAGGSGIVPLLSIARARAAAGTAQPFRLLYSVRSAPDALYADEIEELRARGIPTEWIHTRLAPPGSPRAAGRVSLAELERLTIPPSERPLIYICGPTAFVESTADAVVAAGHPPLRVRTERFGGA from the coding sequence GTGACCGCGACGCCCTGGCTGCCGGCGCACGTCGAGACGGTGACCCCTCTCACCGCGCACGCCCGCTCGCTCGTGCTCGACGTTCCGGGTTGGACCGGGAGCCTTCCCGGTCAGCACCTCGACATCCGCCTCACCGCCGAGGACGGCTACCGGGCCGAGCGCTCCTACTCGATCGCGAGCTTCGGCCCCGGCGAGCGCGTCGAGCTCGCCGTCGACGAGGTCGAGGACGGCGAGGTCTCGCCCTACCTCGTCGAGGAGGTGCGCCCCGGGGATTTCCTCGAGGTGAAGGGCCCGCTGGGCCAGTACTTCGTCTGGCGCGAGGACGACCCCTCCCCCGTGCAGCTCATCGCGGGCGGCTCCGGCATCGTCCCCCTCCTCTCGATCGCCCGGGCGCGCGCGGCCGCGGGCACGGCCCAGCCCTTCCGGCTGCTGTACTCGGTGCGCTCGGCCCCGGATGCCTTGTACGCCGACGAGATCGAAGAGCTTCGGGCGCGCGGCATCCCGACCGAATGGATCCACACGCGCCTCGCCCCGCCCGGATCGCCGAGGGCCGCGGGCCGCGTCTCGCTGGCCGAGCTCGAGCGCCTGACGATCCCGCCGTCCGAGCGGCCCCTCATCTACATCTGCGGGCCGACCGCGTTCGTCGAGTCCACCGCCGACGCGGTCGTCGCCGCGGGCCACCCGCCGCTCCGGGTGCGGACGGAGCGTTTCGGCGGGGCGTGA
- a CDS encoding carbohydrate ABC transporter permease codes for MSGGILTSAELRRPGTRRMLLLVHTCVLASLVVAGLGPLLWLFAASLGQTDDVLSDPLGVFGHMTQWQHYVEAFRGVDTARLLGNTLAMAAGSAVVTVVVAISAGYVIAILRPRWAPLLSGGILATIFLPAIVSFVPLYLTVIDLFGTGISLQNSFWGVWLPAGANAFAVLLVTGYLRSIPRELIEAAEIDGAGPLRILWSVVLPLARPILGVVALLAAIGAWKDYLWPSLVLTDPKLRPISVALPQLERTNDLTTFFAILVVSALIPIALFLVFQRPLLASAGLSAGMKD; via the coding sequence GTGAGCGGCGGCATCCTCACCTCCGCGGAGCTGCGTCGCCCGGGCACGCGACGGATGCTGCTCCTGGTACACACGTGCGTGCTCGCGAGTCTGGTGGTGGCCGGGCTCGGGCCGCTGCTCTGGTTGTTCGCCGCCTCCCTGGGGCAGACCGACGACGTGCTGAGCGACCCGCTCGGCGTGTTCGGTCACATGACCCAGTGGCAGCACTACGTCGAGGCCTTCCGCGGTGTCGACACCGCGCGCCTCTTGGGGAACACCCTCGCGATGGCGGCCGGGTCGGCGGTGGTGACCGTGGTCGTGGCGATCAGCGCGGGCTACGTCATCGCGATCCTGCGACCTCGATGGGCGCCGCTGCTGTCGGGCGGCATCCTCGCCACGATCTTCCTCCCCGCGATCGTGTCGTTCGTTCCCCTGTACCTCACGGTGATCGACCTCTTCGGCACCGGCATCTCGCTGCAGAACAGCTTCTGGGGGGTGTGGCTGCCCGCGGGCGCGAACGCGTTCGCCGTCCTGCTGGTGACCGGGTACCTGCGCAGCATTCCGCGGGAGCTCATCGAAGCGGCCGAGATCGACGGAGCGGGTCCCCTGCGGATCCTCTGGAGTGTCGTGCTGCCGCTGGCCCGTCCCATCCTCGGGGTGGTCGCTCTGCTCGCGGCGATCGGAGCGTGGAAGGACTACCTCTGGCCCTCCCTCGTGCTCACCGATCCGAAGCTGCGGCCCATCTCCGTCGCTCTCCCGCAGCTGGAGCGCACGAACGACCTCACCACCTTCTTCGCGATCCTCGTCGTCTCGGCGCTGATCCCCATCGCACTGTTCCTGGTCTTCCAGCGGCCGCTGCTCGCCAGCGCCGGTCTCTCCGCGGGCATGAAGGACTGA
- a CDS encoding molybdopterin-dependent oxidoreductase — protein sequence MAEFSRGFGARRRASDPQLPPGQYLTDDFPVLSAGPTPRIRIEDWQFAIRTETGATTTWTWDEIHALPIEDVHTDIHCVTRWSKFGTSWRGVSVDTLLADIDSAAPSVMAHSYGGYSTNVPVKDLMGGKAWVVFEFDGEPLAPEHGGPARLLVPHLYFWKSAKWVRGLVLQSRDEPGFWEQNGYNMHGDPWREERYW from the coding sequence ATGGCCGAGTTCAGCAGGGGTTTCGGGGCGCGTCGACGCGCCTCCGACCCGCAACTTCCCCCGGGGCAGTACCTCACCGACGACTTCCCCGTGCTCTCGGCGGGCCCGACTCCTCGCATCCGGATAGAAGACTGGCAGTTCGCGATCCGCACCGAGACGGGAGCGACGACGACGTGGACGTGGGACGAGATCCACGCGCTGCCGATCGAAGACGTGCACACCGACATCCACTGCGTGACGCGGTGGTCGAAGTTCGGCACCTCGTGGCGCGGGGTCTCGGTCGACACCCTCCTCGCCGACATCGACAGCGCGGCCCCCTCGGTGATGGCGCACTCGTACGGCGGCTACTCGACGAACGTGCCCGTGAAGGACCTGATGGGCGGCAAGGCATGGGTCGTCTTCGAGTTCGACGGCGAGCCGCTCGCACCTGAGCACGGAGGACCGGCGCGACTGCTCGTCCCGCACCTCTACTTCTGGAAGAGCGCGAAGTGGGTGCGCGGTCTGGTCCTGCAGTCGCGCGACGAGCCCGGCTTCTGGGAGCAGAACGGCTACAACATGCACGGCGACCCGTGGCGCGAAGAGCGGTACTGGTGA
- a CDS encoding helix-turn-helix transcriptional regulator produces MRVTTSSGPLAEFLRDRRESLTPAQVGLSDSSRRRVRGLRRAEVAELAGISADYYLRIEQGRGHRPSAEVLSALSRALLLDVYGDEHLHRVANLSAGHEAPAVSDEVPAGIRELLDLHPDTPAYLSNGTLDVIGVNEPGRLLAPGGLRPGLNLVLSVFEHYPDPHSESHWRRTASNLVASLRYHADPRSPRLRLIVDTLSATDPRFVELWQQCEVRPHTSSWPLVHIESHGWVALRSETLAIPASRGCTLTQFFAEPNTPGVAALRDLVRRAYGRADA; encoded by the coding sequence ATGCGCGTGACGACCTCGAGTGGCCCGCTGGCCGAGTTCCTGCGCGACCGACGCGAGTCGCTCACGCCCGCGCAGGTCGGGCTGTCGGACTCGTCCCGGCGCCGTGTCCGGGGCCTCCGTCGCGCCGAGGTCGCCGAGCTCGCCGGCATCAGCGCCGACTACTACCTGCGCATCGAGCAGGGCCGGGGGCACCGCCCCTCGGCCGAGGTGCTGTCGGCGCTGAGCCGCGCGCTGCTGCTCGACGTCTACGGCGACGAGCACCTGCACCGCGTCGCCAATCTGTCGGCGGGGCACGAGGCTCCGGCGGTCAGCGACGAGGTCCCCGCGGGCATCCGCGAGCTGCTCGACCTGCATCCAGACACGCCCGCGTACCTCTCGAACGGGACGCTCGACGTGATCGGGGTCAACGAGCCCGGCCGCCTGCTCGCGCCGGGGGGCCTGCGGCCGGGGCTCAACCTCGTCCTGTCGGTGTTCGAGCACTACCCCGACCCGCACTCGGAGTCGCACTGGCGGCGGACCGCGAGCAATCTCGTCGCGTCGCTGCGCTATCACGCGGACCCGCGCAGTCCGCGGCTGCGGCTGATCGTCGACACGCTGAGCGCCACGGACCCCCGCTTCGTGGAGCTCTGGCAGCAGTGCGAGGTGCGCCCGCACACGAGCTCGTGGCCGCTCGTGCACATCGAGTCCCACGGGTGGGTCGCGCTGCGCAGCGAGACGTTGGCGATCCCGGCATCCCGAGGCTGCACCCTGACGCAGTTCTTCGCCGAGCCGAACACCCCCGGGGTCGCGGCGCTGCGCGATCTCGTGCGGCGGGCGTACGGACGGGCGGATGCCTAG
- a CDS encoding alpha/beta fold hydrolase, with protein MAFVTTEDGAEIYYKDWGDPEAQPIVFHHGWPLSSDDWDAQMLYFLGKGFRVIASDRRGHGRSSQIGTGHDMDHYASDVSAVVEHLDLRNAVHIGHSTGGGQVARYVAKHGEPQGRVAKAVLVAAVPPLMLQRDDNPEGTPLSVFDGFREALAANRAEFFEAVASGPFYGFNREGVTPSQPVIDNWWRQGMTGSAVAHYEGIKAFSETDQEADLKAITVPVLVLQGDDDQVVPYKAAAVRQHEMLANSTLKIYEGYPHGMLTTHADVINPDILAFIQS; from the coding sequence ATGGCATTCGTGACCACCGAAGATGGCGCAGAGATCTACTACAAGGACTGGGGCGACCCCGAGGCGCAGCCGATCGTGTTCCACCACGGCTGGCCCCTGTCGTCCGACGACTGGGATGCGCAGATGCTCTACTTCCTCGGCAAGGGCTTCCGCGTGATCGCGAGCGACCGACGCGGCCACGGGCGCTCGTCGCAGATCGGCACCGGCCACGACATGGACCACTACGCCAGCGACGTCAGCGCCGTGGTCGAGCACCTCGACCTGCGCAACGCCGTGCACATCGGCCACTCCACCGGCGGCGGTCAGGTCGCCCGGTACGTCGCGAAGCACGGCGAGCCCCAGGGCCGCGTCGCCAAGGCGGTCCTGGTCGCGGCCGTCCCTCCGCTCATGCTGCAGCGCGACGACAACCCCGAAGGCACCCCGCTGTCGGTGTTCGATGGGTTCCGCGAGGCGCTCGCGGCCAACCGTGCCGAGTTCTTCGAGGCCGTGGCATCCGGACCCTTCTATGGGTTCAACCGCGAGGGCGTCACTCCGTCGCAGCCCGTCATCGACAACTGGTGGCGCCAGGGCATGACCGGCAGCGCGGTCGCGCACTACGAGGGCATCAAGGCGTTCTCCGAGACCGACCAGGAAGCCGACCTCAAAGCCATCACGGTGCCCGTGCTCGTGCTGCAGGGCGACGACGATCAGGTCGTGCCGTACAAGGCCGCGGCGGTCCGTCAGCACGAGATGCTCGCGAACTCGACGCTCAAGATCTACGAGGGCTACCCGCACGGCATGCTCACCACGCACGCCGACGTGATCAACCCCGACATCCTCGCGTTCATCCAGTCGTGA
- a CDS encoding right-handed parallel beta-helix repeat-containing protein: MTEQSIPRPAGRTPRRHRALAAALAVALITAGGVLAAQPANAAATTYYIDSVNGSDSATGTSATQAWKTLAPANSRTFAAGDSILLARGGSWTGQLAPQGSGTAAAPITISAYGSGARPHLSGATLAGGGTVQLQNQSWWTIQNLDVSNNSGADNFGDPTAGTPRSGILVRNTVSNTLQRGIVIRDNVVSDVNGCFNCAGLDAHDNGGIVVDTTQLGANFDGVLIENNTVHDVGRTGIVVWDASYFTTDMTVPVQSALTSNVRIRGNTVVDTDSDGILAFGTDGAVMEYNVVRGAGQRTIVPTDDNEKWVMPASAGLWPTRGMNTLVQFNEVSGTPTHTTDGQGFDVDMGSKNTRVQYNYSHDNEGGFILLMGGFSSDVVVRDNLSVNDGWGGEKGIFTFSWGVPGPVKIFNNTVYIPSGSPAKPIYCDGDAGACAPSTPGQWSFVNNIIDNHGTGEYSYPGMGTNATFASNVFSGNHPASEPADATKITAAPQFVAAGTTGNGFAVADAYKLTSSSPAISNGQVVSPNGLRDFFGNALSTTAAPSRGFHEAAPPAVAPALVDPANDWSISTARSANIMRDTTAPASNMAGDTSRIKRSDDQPGWVRWDAAPGKTVTLSTYYFNQQPSAFTIVALDGSGNATTVPFTSTAATPTTNNWVKRTLTSSALPAGTRAVEVRFGLVSSWGVQIGDITIG; encoded by the coding sequence ATGACCGAACAATCGATCCCGCGGCCGGCCGGCCGCACGCCCCGGCGGCACCGCGCCCTCGCGGCGGCGCTCGCCGTGGCGCTCATCACCGCGGGCGGAGTGCTGGCCGCGCAGCCCGCGAACGCCGCGGCCACCACCTATTACATCGACAGCGTGAACGGCAGCGACTCCGCCACCGGCACGAGCGCCACCCAGGCGTGGAAGACGCTGGCGCCGGCGAACTCCCGCACGTTCGCGGCGGGTGACAGCATCCTGCTCGCGCGCGGCGGATCGTGGACGGGGCAGCTCGCCCCGCAGGGATCGGGGACGGCGGCCGCGCCCATCACCATCTCGGCGTACGGCTCCGGGGCGCGTCCTCATCTCAGCGGCGCCACCCTCGCCGGCGGAGGCACGGTGCAGCTGCAGAACCAGAGCTGGTGGACCATCCAGAACCTCGACGTGTCGAACAACTCCGGCGCCGACAACTTCGGCGACCCCACCGCGGGCACGCCGCGATCCGGCATCCTGGTCCGCAACACCGTCTCGAACACCCTCCAGCGGGGCATCGTCATTCGAGACAACGTCGTCAGCGACGTCAACGGATGCTTCAACTGCGCCGGCCTGGACGCGCACGACAACGGCGGCATCGTCGTCGACACCACCCAGCTCGGCGCGAACTTCGACGGCGTTCTCATCGAGAACAACACCGTGCACGACGTCGGTCGCACCGGGATCGTCGTGTGGGATGCCAGCTACTTCACCACCGACATGACGGTGCCCGTGCAGTCGGCGCTCACCTCGAACGTACGGATCCGCGGCAACACGGTGGTGGACACCGACAGCGACGGCATCCTCGCGTTCGGCACCGACGGCGCGGTGATGGAGTACAACGTCGTGCGCGGCGCCGGTCAGCGGACGATCGTGCCCACGGACGACAACGAGAAGTGGGTGATGCCCGCGTCGGCGGGACTGTGGCCCACCCGCGGCATGAACACGCTCGTGCAGTTCAACGAGGTGTCGGGCACGCCGACCCACACGACCGATGGTCAGGGCTTCGACGTCGACATGGGCAGCAAGAACACGCGCGTGCAGTACAACTACTCGCACGACAACGAGGGCGGCTTCATCCTCCTCATGGGCGGGTTCTCCAGCGATGTCGTCGTGCGCGACAACCTGTCGGTCAACGACGGCTGGGGTGGCGAGAAGGGGATCTTCACGTTCTCGTGGGGTGTTCCGGGCCCGGTGAAGATCTTCAACAACACCGTCTACATCCCGTCCGGATCGCCCGCCAAGCCGATCTACTGCGACGGAGACGCCGGGGCCTGCGCGCCGTCCACCCCCGGACAGTGGTCGTTCGTGAACAACATCATCGACAACCACGGCACGGGCGAGTACAGCTACCCGGGCATGGGCACGAACGCCACGTTCGCGTCGAACGTGTTCTCGGGCAATCACCCCGCCAGCGAACCCGCGGATGCCACGAAGATCACCGCTGCGCCCCAGTTCGTGGCCGCGGGGACCACCGGCAACGGCTTCGCCGTCGCCGACGCGTACAAGCTCACCAGCTCGTCGCCGGCGATCTCGAACGGTCAGGTGGTGAGTCCGAACGGTCTGCGCGACTTCTTCGGCAACGCCCTCTCGACCACCGCGGCGCCGTCGCGCGGCTTCCACGAGGCGGCACCTCCCGCCGTCGCGCCCGCGCTGGTCGACCCCGCGAACGACTGGAGCATCAGCACCGCGCGGTCGGCGAACATCATGCGCGACACGACCGCGCCGGCGTCCAACATGGCGGGGGACACCTCGCGCATCAAGCGCAGCGACGACCAGCCGGGCTGGGTGCGCTGGGACGCGGCACCCGGCAAGACGGTGACGCTCTCGACGTACTACTTCAACCAGCAGCCGAGCGCGTTCACGATCGTCGCCCTCGACGGGTCGGGCAACGCCACGACGGTGCCGTTCACCTCGACGGCGGCGACGCCGACCACGAACAACTGGGTGAAGCGCACGCTCACGAGCTCGGCTCTGCCCGCGGGTACGCGGGCGGTCGAGGTGCGGTTCGGTCTCGTGTCGTCGTGGGGTGTGCAGATCGGCGACATCACGATCGGCTGA
- the cmtR gene encoding Cd(II)/Pb(II)-sensing metalloregulatory transcriptional regulator CmtR yields the protein MLTIASRLDVMNRLGRAMADPTRSRILLTLLDAPSYPAVLSRELGLTRSNVSNHLACLRDCGIVVAEPEGRQTRYEIADPHLAAALTALVEATLAVEDGCAVPGCCDNP from the coding sequence GTGCTGACCATTGCCTCCCGTCTCGATGTCATGAACAGGCTCGGCCGGGCGATGGCGGATCCCACCCGTTCGCGGATCCTCCTGACCCTGCTCGACGCGCCGAGCTACCCCGCCGTGCTCTCGCGCGAGCTCGGGCTGACGCGGTCGAACGTCTCGAACCACCTGGCCTGTCTGCGGGATTGCGGCATCGTCGTCGCCGAGCCGGAAGGGCGGCAGACGCGCTACGAGATCGCCGACCCCCACCTGGCGGCGGCGCTCACGGCACTGGTCGAGGCGACGCTGGCCGTCGAGGACGGTTGCGCCGTCCCGGGATGCTGCGACAATCCGTGA
- a CDS encoding helix-turn-helix domain-containing protein produces the protein MHPPQIVEQLSTMLGRRVRLRETAHPAIADRESVCVDVPFGRGAAYLRIVGATQSELGPFEWAVIDAAAYLLDLGAGLAASRDTVLDGLMDADPRIRREALGEVRARRWIDGRVDDLDVLVVRLEPARELAITAFGRHLALTLHGAVHFVGLREGSAVFLAAPVRDIDDLTDAVSREAAVHGLVPRGLGTAVCAASETDVDGAVERAIASARLRATLPDQVVSVRAEDLGGWALLHTVPRSRALLSQACPAAFDLLALDDPTPRETVEAYLDAAGRVPVACERLHIHRATLYYRLEHLPDSVRAALADGLQRTTLHLALKLLRLWEEEAAEASMVPLREEGLLRA, from the coding sequence ATGCATCCGCCGCAGATCGTGGAACAGCTGTCGACGATGCTCGGTCGTCGGGTACGCCTGCGTGAGACGGCGCACCCCGCGATCGCCGACCGCGAGAGCGTGTGCGTCGACGTCCCGTTCGGGCGGGGGGCGGCGTACCTGCGCATCGTCGGCGCGACGCAGAGCGAGCTCGGTCCGTTCGAGTGGGCGGTGATCGACGCGGCGGCGTACCTTCTCGACCTCGGGGCGGGCCTGGCCGCCTCGCGCGACACCGTCCTCGACGGACTGATGGATGCCGACCCCCGGATCCGACGCGAAGCCCTCGGCGAGGTGCGCGCCCGGCGGTGGATCGACGGTCGGGTCGATGACCTCGACGTGCTCGTGGTCCGGCTCGAACCGGCGCGTGAGCTGGCGATCACCGCGTTCGGCCGGCATCTCGCCCTCACGCTGCACGGGGCGGTCCACTTCGTCGGCCTCCGCGAGGGATCGGCCGTCTTCCTCGCCGCTCCGGTGCGCGACATCGACGACCTGACGGATGCCGTCTCCCGCGAGGCCGCAGTCCACGGACTCGTCCCGCGGGGCCTCGGGACGGCGGTGTGTGCGGCGAGCGAGACCGATGTCGACGGTGCCGTCGAGCGCGCGATCGCCTCGGCGCGCCTGCGGGCGACCCTGCCCGACCAGGTCGTGTCGGTGCGGGCGGAGGACCTCGGCGGGTGGGCGCTCCTGCACACGGTGCCGCGCTCGCGCGCTCTCCTCAGCCAGGCGTGCCCGGCCGCCTTCGACCTTCTCGCCCTGGACGATCCGACGCCCCGCGAGACCGTCGAGGCCTACTTGGATGCCGCCGGGCGCGTGCCCGTGGCCTGCGAACGCCTGCACATCCACCGCGCGACGCTGTACTACCGGCTCGAGCACCTGCCCGATTCGGTGCGCGCAGCTCTCGCCGACGGTCTGCAGAGGACCACCCTGCACCTGGCGCTGAAGCTCCTGCGGCTCTGGGAGGAGGAGGCGGCCGAGGCATCGATGGTGCCGCTGCGCGAGGAGGGGCTGCTGCGGGCCTGA
- a CDS encoding TetR/AcrR family transcriptional regulator has product MGRPRRYDEDQLLDAAQELFWSRGYDRTSMEDVAAASGVGTSSLYAAYASKLGLFLCVFRRYCEGRVSFVAEATAEPSADLAVAAAQFLERVVDECGSSTDRRGCLLLNTIVELGDRFPEVLEISTATTERMEAVLAEKFLRTAAEQDVVLDAADARAHADRTVLASQGLIQLSRLRVPRERLTALAAYSARASVWESA; this is encoded by the coding sequence GTGGGTCGACCCCGGCGATACGACGAAGATCAGCTCCTGGATGCCGCGCAGGAGCTGTTCTGGTCGCGCGGATACGACCGCACCTCGATGGAAGACGTGGCCGCGGCATCCGGAGTCGGCACCAGCAGCCTGTACGCCGCATACGCGAGCAAGCTCGGGCTGTTCCTCTGCGTCTTCCGCCGGTACTGCGAGGGACGCGTGTCGTTCGTCGCCGAGGCGACGGCTGAGCCGAGTGCCGACCTGGCGGTCGCGGCCGCGCAGTTCCTCGAGCGCGTCGTCGACGAGTGCGGATCGTCGACGGATCGACGCGGATGCCTCCTGCTCAACACCATCGTCGAGCTCGGCGACCGCTTCCCCGAGGTGCTCGAGATCTCCACGGCGACGACCGAGCGGATGGAGGCGGTCCTGGCCGAGAAGTTCCTCCGCACGGCCGCGGAGCAGGATGTCGTCCTGGATGCCGCCGACGCCCGCGCCCACGCGGACCGCACGGTCCTGGCATCCCAGGGACTCATCCAGCTGAGTCGCCTCCGCGTCCCGCGCGAGCGGCTCACCGCTCTCGCGGCGTACTCGGCGCGCGCGTCGGTCTGGGAGAGCGCCTGA